The DNA window AATTTATACTTTTATTAGGTTTATATGCCAAAAAACAGTCGTTGTCGGCTTTGCTGATTTACGATGTCCGCTAACGAATAATCCGCCAGTGTTTGCAAGAACGCGTCACGAGCTTGATCAAATACACTTCGTAATGCACAACCTCCATGTAAAACACAGGGTGGGTGGTTACATTCAAATGGTTCTAAACGACTTTCCATCAAACGCACAATCTCCGCTACATTCATCGCTTCTGCCGGACAGGCTAGGTTTAGCCCTCCTTTAACGCCGCGCGTTGAGGCTAAAAAACCATGCTGTACCAGCTTATTAACCACTTTCATTAGATGACTGCGCGAAATGGCAAAGCGTTCAGCGATTTCATTAATGGTTGAACGCTGGTCGTCAGGTCTGGATGCAATAAAGATTAACACCCGAAATGCATAGTCGGTTTGTTTAGTGAGCTGCATGGTTTAAATCCATTTGTTTTTAGTAGGTTTGAAGTATAATCTAAAACATCTATTTTAAATGAATGTTTTAGCGTTTTGCTATCCGCCAGAGGGCTTATGTATTTATTAAACCGTGCGTTTCGTTTGTTTTTTCTCGGGGCTGTTGGTTTTGCCGTGATCTCGATGATCGTTTGGTGGTGGCAATGGCACACCCCGCCATCGGCTTATAGTTCCTTCTCCGGCTTATCCCCGCTAAACTGGCATGCGCATGAAATGATTTTTGGCTATGCCCTCGCCACTGTCACCGGCTTTTTATTGACCGCAGCAATGAACTGGACACGCATGGAAACCGCATCAGGCTGGCCGTTAGCCGGTTTATTTGCTTGTTGGTTGTTAGCACGGCTCGGTTTTATATTGAATTGGCCTTTGGCCTGGGTCGCGCTGTTCGACTTGGCTTTTGGTTTGGGTCTGTTGATCGTGTTTAGTTGGCCGATTTGGCAGCGACGCCTAAAGGCGCAAAGCGGCTTAGCCACGTTGTTTTTTGCGCTTTGGCTAAGCCATATTGCTTTTTATTATGCCGCGGTTTATCAGCAGGCCTGGTTGTCGAATACACTGGTATTAGCCTTGTTTTTAGTGTTAACCATTAACCTAGTGATGATTCGGCGTTTGGTGCCGTTTTTTACCGAAAAAACCCTGGGGCTAACCGAAGTTAAAAATCATACGCGATTAGATCAAGTCGCGCTGGTTGGCTTTTTGGTATTAGGCTTGGCTTGGATTTTGCTCCCCAATACCATTTGGTTAACTCTGATTGCTTGGCCTTTAGCAATCGTTTTCGCTATTCGCCAGGCCTGGTGGTATGACAAGGGCATTTGGCGACAGGTTTTGCTCTGGCCGTTGCATCTGTCTTATGGGTTTATCACCTTGGGTATCGCGTTGATTGGTTTGGTGGGATTGCAGCTAGTAATGCCTACAACCGCAATTCACGCCCTGGCGGCAGGCGGTATTGGCCTGTTATGCTCGGCAATGATGGCACGGATTAGTTTGGGTCACACTAAACGCAACATATACCACACCCCAAAAGGCTTGGTTTGGGTGTTTGTTCTACTGGCTTTAGCGGCGCTGTTTAGAGTAATTATGCCCGTTATTTGGCCCTCACTTTATTCGGTTTGGATTCAGTTAGCGCAATGGGGCTGGATAGCAGGGTTTGCGGGGTTATTTATTCTGTATTGGCCGATTTTGTCAAAACCCGATCCGGTCGAACCGAAAAGTTCATTAACCTTATAGTTATTGATAGCTCATCACATCCAATAGATTTTGATCATTCTGGTTTTTGATAGAGCGCCTGGCTCAGTTGTTGGAGAGCGCGTTGGTGTTTTGCGTTTTGGCCGAACTTTTGTTGATAAGCGTTTAACCAGGCCTGCTGGGTGGGACAGTGACCTAGCCCACGGGCTTGCGCCCAGTGTTGGTAGGCTTGCCATTGTTGTAGCGGGGTTTTAGCTTGCTTGCGGTGCCAATGCCATCTTAGCCATAACCAAGCCAATCGGGTTTGCTGGAGCAGTTTCCACCCAATCAAGCCAAGCATCAGCAGACCGACTAGCCAAACAAAATAATACAAGCCGGCAGGCAATACCCAATAGGCCTGCGCCGGAATCACCAGCTTGTCGAGTTTGCCGGTGGTGGGGTCAAATACATTCAACTGAACTTCCGGCCACTGCCCCCAACCCCATCGTGTGCCAAGTTGGTTAATGCGATAAGGTTGCGTGAGGGTTTGGTGCATTAGCAAGCCTGCTTCGGTTAGTTGAGTGCTAGGTTTAGATTGCGGCTGTAGGGTTTCGACTTCAGGTTGATTTAAACTCATAAACCAAGGGTTAAGCTGCGGCAAACGTGCGGTTTGTTCGCCTTTGAGCCTTAAGGTTTGATAATAAAGTTCACCGCGTTGGTGAAAAAATGGCCGTTCAATCTCCAAGCCAAACTTGCCCACCGCGATATCCGCCGGAAGATAATGCGGCCGCTGCATGACGGCCATTTGATGTGGTGGCGCATAAAATAACCAACGCCCGCCTTGGCGGTTTTGCACTTGAATATAAGGCTGAGGCATGACTTTTTCAGTAGTTTGAGCGGGTTCAATGGGCAGCGCATAAGCATAACTAAACACCAAGGTTTTGCTTGAAGCCTGTCCGCTGCGTTGGCTCAAGGTTTGTTGAATCGGTTGTGCCGAAGTGATTAAATCAGCTCGCTCTTCTGCACGCATTTGTACTGGTAAATCGGCATTCTCTAGCCGCACCTGCACATTTTGGCTAACACGCTGGCCTTGCCAGGCTTGGAGTGGCAAGGCTGACCATTTAATCTCTACCTCTGGGTTTTCGCGCACTTCAAGGGTTTGGGCAGGGATCTGTAAATCACCCGCCTGCAACGATGGAATACTAAACTGCCCCGCTCGATAAGGGGTTAACCTCAGACGAATTCGCTGGCTGGTCTGTGCCGAATCATCAATATAAAAATCGCGCTTTAGATCGCTTAAATCTAGTTTTTGATAATCCTGTTGCAGATTGGGACCGGTTAAGCTGATGGTGAAACTTTCACCCAAAAGCAGGCTTCGGCTTTCGGCCATTAAACTGAAACTCCACAACACCCCGAATAGGATGAAGAATACTTTTACCACGGCTGCACTCCTTCGACGACCTGCGGCTCGTTTTGGCGCGCTTGAAAGCCCGCTTCACGTTCAAATAGGTGTTTTAACAAGCCGCTTTGATCATCATCTAATTCGTTTAACTTCAGGCTAAGGCCTTCAACCCGACGCTGGCGTTGTTGTTGATTTAAACTGGCTTGTGCCTGGGTATTGAGTTGCCATTGACCAGCTTGAACCCTTGTTTGGTCTGACAAGGTTGGGCGTTGCTGGGTTTGGGATTCAGCCTGTTGTTGGCCTTCACGGTCTTGCTGCGCTTCGCCCCAATCATTAGGGTCGCCATCGCCACCGCCTCCGGTTGATTGGCCGCCGCGAAACGCGCTTTCTAAGTCTTGGCGTGGTCGGCTTAGGCCCTGTTCTTCCGGTTGTTCAACCGCTTGCGCTAATAGCTCAGCGAGTTTGGCTTCAACCAACATTAAGTTATGTTGCGCGTTTTGATGGTTTGGCGCATACACCAATACGCCTTGATAAGCCTCCACCGCCAAGCCCCAAAGTTTAAGCTGCGCTTGGCTGTTACCAAGGTTATAGAGCGCTTGCGCGCGTTGTGAATCATGATCAGCATGCAATAACGCATCACGATACCAAAACACCGCGCGTGCATAATTGGCTTGACGATAAGCGGCATTGCCCGCCCCCAAGGCGGCCAAATAAGCCTCGACAGTGTTTTGGGTTATGCGTGACCAATCGGCATACAGCCGCTCGGCACGTTCAAAATCTTGTTGCGCAAACGCCTCAAAGGCTTGGTGTTCTAACTGGGGTTGCGCCCAAGCGTCTGGGGCTTGACTGAACAGCCCGATCAGCAATAACAGCGATAAGGCACTCGAAGAATGGCTTGGCCAGCGAACGCTGAAGTTCAGCATCAGTAACAGCGCGGCAAGCAAAATAAACGGCCAAGCCCAATCACGGTATTCAGTTTTGGTTTGCTCCGTCGTTTGCGGCAAAGCCTTGGCTTCAATTTGCGCCACCAGCTGCTGCAATAGGCTGGCTTGGCTGGAGGCATCGACATAGCTTCCATTAAACTTTTGCGCTAAGGCTTGTAATCCGGCGCGTTCTAACGGCACCGAAACCGCTTGGTTTTCATGATGAAACCAGCCTGAAGGATGGGTTAAATCCGGCATAAACACCGGACGATCTTGACCCACACCGATAACAATTAAATCATGTCCGGCCTGTTGAAATGGCGTCACCATCTCGTTTAGCTGATCCGCATCGGCGGTTGCGCTGTCGGTGACCAACACCACCACGCTGGGTTGGTTGAGATGATTGAGCGCAAACCCGATGGCTTGATCAAGCTGTGACCCGGCTAAAGGCAATTGATTGGCGGATAACAAATAGAGCGCACGATTAAACAGGCTTTTATCCCAACTCAGCGGTGAAGCCCAATGCGCCTGCACACCGAAACCGACCAAGCCAAAACGATCATTCGGCTGCACACGACGACTCAGCGATTCCAATAGATTTTGCGCAAACACCAACCGATTCGGTGCCATATCTTGCGCTGACATCGAGCGTGATAAATCCAATAACACCAGCGTATCGACGCCTTGATGTTCGTTTGGCTCGGTTTGCGGCATAGCCCAACGTGGGCCGGCTAAGGCAATCACCAGCAACAGCCAAACGCTGCTGAGCAACCAGGCCGGCTTGATCCAACCGCCACCGCCCTGCCTAACCCAAGGCCAAAAGCGCTTTTCGGCATAATCGGCTTGCTGTTTGTGTTGCCAGGCCTGGTGTAATCCTGCCCAAATAAACGGCAAAACCAACGCCGATAACCACAAGGGTTGCCGCCACTCCAGCGCGCTTAAAAATTCCATCGCTGCCCCCCCAAGCTCAACAACCACCAAAGGGCAAACAAACCGAGCGCCAGCCCCAAAGGATAAACCGCCAGCGATTCTTCGCGCCAACGCGCTTGGCTCATGTCTTGGGTTTCAACGCCTTCATGCTGCTCAATCGCGGCTAACACGCGGCTTAAATCTTCTGCCCCGCCGACCTGATAAAACTGACCCCCGGTGTGTTGCGCGAGGAACTGCAAACTGGCGGTTTCTATCGGCTGATAAATCAACCCGGAATAACGGCGTTGATCCGCCTCCAACGAACCGGCACCAATGCCGATGGTATAAATCGGCACGTCGAGTGATTCGGCATAATCCACAATTGCCGATAATTCAATCCGGCTTTGGCTTTGTAAACCATCACTCACCAATACCAAAATACGTTTTTCAATCTCGCTCTGCTGGTTGGCGACTTCACGCAAAGCTAACCCCAAGGCTTCGCCCATCGCCGGATCAGTGCGTCCGGCCAAATAGGGTTGTAACCGCTGCAAATTCGCGCGCACCGCGTGTGCATCGGCGGTCATCGGCACCAGCGTGTAGGCCTGCTCGGCATAAACTGCAATACTAAACCGATTATGCGCTAAACCGCCAATAAATTGATCTAACACCGATTTCACCACCTCCATTCGGCTGGCGGCTTGACCGTCAAGTTGGTAGTCTTCGAGAATAAAACTCACCGAGCTTTCCACCACCAGCGCAATATCGCGCACCGGCTGGCTACTGATGTTAGGGGCTTGTTCAATTTGACGTTGCGGGTTCGCCAGTGCCGCCAATAGGCTGATTAAAATCAAAGTTTTTAGCACAAAACTCACGCCATAACCTAACCGACTGAATGCGGCTTGAGGTTGCGCCGCCCTGCCGGTTTGACTTTTAAAAAAGGCCGCAATCCGTGGATGAAAAAACACATTCGCACTGTCGCTGGCTTGCGTTTTTGCGCGCCAAGGTTGGGTTAGCAATTGCAACAGCGGCCAAAGTAACAGCAACCAAAACCAAGCCGGTTGCGCAAACTGCCAATCAAACCAAGGACTCATTGATTCCGCTCCTTGGTTTGTTGAATCAACTGGTTTAACAGAGTTTCAAAGGTTTCACGTGAAACACCTTGCGGTGAAAAGCAGGCCTGGTTAAGTTGACTGCGCTGTTCGCTGCTTAATGGCAAACGGCTTTGCACCAGCTTAAACACATCTAACGCGATGGATTGCACCGGCTGTCCCTGCGCTAAACGCCGCTTCAAAGCGTTAAGCTGGAGTTTAACGGAACACCCACGTCGCCACAAAAAAACACTCATCGCTAGCAGGATAAACAACAAACCGACTAACGCCAAGTAAACCCAAAGCTGACTGCTTGGCTCAGGATTCGGTGCGCTCAACAATTCAATATCCATCAAATTCATCACGCACTCGCCTTGGCTAGAAAAGGGTGCCCCAGCAAACTATCCACTGTCGAAAACGAAAAGGTGTCTAACCCGGCGCGTTTTAAGGTTTGCAGCGGGTTATGGCTGCGCGCCCAATGGTTATAGTCTTGTTGCTGTTGCGCATTGAGTTTATAAACCTGGCCTTGCGCCGCCAGCGATAAGCTTTGCTTGGCGTTTAATTGCTGTTCTACTGGATCATAAATGGCGACAGCACTCAGCTGCCAACGATGATTGATTTGCGCTAACCAGGCCTGGTGCGCGGGTTCAATATCGGCAAAATCCGAAATCAACCAAATGCGACTGCCGGAAGGCCAGTGCTGGCTTGAACCTTGGATAACATCCAGAAAACTCGGCTCGATGATATGGTCACGACGTGGACAAGGTTGATTAAAATGCTGCATCACTGCCGGATACAGCTGCCGACCTTCTAAAATCGGCGAAACCTGTAGCTGTTCTGATAACCCAAGCGCTTGCAGCTTAATCCCTTGACGTTGCGCAATCCAAGCCAACCAACCCGCCAGCCTTAAGCCCTGCTCGACTTTTAACCGCCCGCGCGTGGCAAAACGCATCGCTTGACGTTGATCGAGCAAAATCACCCATTGCGCCTGTCGGTCTTCTTGAAACAGCTTGGTTGAGGGTTTGCCGGTGCGCGCCATTAAACGCCAATTCAGATGACGCAACTCATCACCGGGTTGATAACCACGGCTTTCTTCATACTCCATACCCTGCCCGCGAAATCGACTGACTTGATCACCCAGCAAACTCAATTCACTCAGCCGTTGCGAGGGCGACAAACTGGCAAAGTACGCCTCAATCGTCTGCCCCCACTGCCGAATATCGGCTTGCGACATCAAGGGCTGATGCATCGCATGACCCGAATTAACCGAGCTATGGCGCCATTTTTTAAACCAGTCCACTATGCCCATTAGAAAGGGTTCATCCTAAGTCGGAACCTGGACGGTTTCGAGCAGACGTTTTACCAGCTTTTCACTGTCCCAACCCTGCCCCCGTCCAGAGAAACTGACCGATAAACGATGACGTAACACATCCGGTGCAAGTCTGGCAACGTCATCGGGGGTGACATAATCTCGCCCCTGCAACCAAGCATAGGCACTGGCGGCATGCAGCAGCGCCAAGGACGCGCGAGGCGAAGCACCGACATCCAATACCCCGCTTAATGCCTTATCCAGAGAATCCAGTTTGCGGGTTGCGGCGACTAACGCCACCAAATATTTTTCAACCGGTTCAGCCACATGCATTTCCGCCACTTCACGGCGGGCATCCAGCACATTTTGTGGCGTTAAACTCGAGGTATCCGGTTCAACATCGGTGCCATAATGTTTAGCACGATCACGACGCAGGATTTCGAGTTCTTCGCTTTCAGTCGGATAATCCAACACCACATGCAACATAAAACGATCCATCTGCGCTTCCGGCAAAGGATAGGTGCCGCTTTGTTCCAGCGGGTTTTGCGTCGCCATCACAATAAACAAATCCGGCAAGGCGCGGGTTTGACCACCAGCAGTGACTTGCTTTTCCGCCATCGCTTCTAACAACGCCGACTGGACTTTCGGCGGCGCACGGTTGATTTCATCCGCCAGCACGATTTCATTAAAAATCGGCCCTTTTACAAACGTCAGCCCGCCGGTGTTGGGGTCGAGAATATCCGAACCCATCACATCGCCGGGCATCAAATCCGGCGTAAATTGAATCCGCTGAAAACTCGCATGCACCCCTTTCGACAGGGTTTTAACCGCCGTGGTTTTCGCCAAACCGGGTAGGCCTTCCAATAAAACATGCCCACCGGTCAGCATCGCAATCATCATGCGCTCAAGCAAGGCTTCCTGCCCGACAATGGTTTTTTGTAAATGGGTTTTCAGCGCCATAAACGCCTGTTGTGTTGACATGCTACGTCCTTAAGGTTTTTTATTCAACTCTTTGGTTGAATACTCTACTGGATTAAAAAAAACAATGCAATCCAACCAGGTCTGGTTGACCCCTAAATGTTTTTGGGTTGGATTTAATTGGGTTTATAACTAATCGACTTTATACTTTGCATGGCAGGTCATGCAATTGTTCATGATATTAGCCGTAAACTGCAAAAGATCCTCTTTTGGATCGGTCTCGGCCCGAATCACCAATTCTTCAAACATTAAATGCGTCGGGCCGCCGATGGATTTAAATTCGTCATCCAATTTCGCACGCACCGAATCAGGCGTCGCGCGCGCCATACGATTACCTGAATAGCGTGCGGCCTTGATAATCATGTCGCGGTCATCTAACGCAATGCCCTGAATCACGCCTTGAATACTGCCGAGCATTTGTTGCATTTCGGCCAAAAACTCCGCTTTTTCCGCCGGGGTTAAACCCAAACTTTTGCGCAAATCAATCTGCTCCGCCGCCTGCAAAGGCAAGCTAAAAACCACCATTAACGCCACCAGGCCTGGTGCTAAAAAACGGCTTAATGAAATCATAACTTTTCCCTTTAGAATAAACGCGCGATTTTTCTTTTGTTAACGCATCATACTAATCTCTAGCTGGAAAACAGTGGTATGATTTGAATCATACATCTGCAAAAAAGAATACAACCACTATGTTACGAAGCTTGCCCGAACCCTTGCTTAAATTGGCGCGATCCAAAGTGGTAAAAGCCAAGCAAATGTTATTTCACGTCGGTGAACAACCTCAGTTCTTGTATTTCGTTGAAAGCGGTCAAATTCAGCTTTCGCGTTGCCTCAATAGCGGCGGAGAATGTGTGCTACAAGTGATTAATCAGGGATTTTTAGCCGAAGCCAGTGTATTTAATCACCAATATCATTGTGACGCGCACGCCTCGGTTGATAGTCATTTGTTAGCTTTTCCAATCGCGGAATTTAAACAGGATCTTCATTATCCGGCCTTTCGTGACATGTGGATTCAATTGTTATCCCAAGAAATTAAACGCCTCCGCAATCAAGTTGAGCGCCTTAGTTTAAAAACGGCGCAGCAACGTATCCTGCACTTTCTGTTTACCGAGGGCGATGGCGAATGCTACCAGTTAACGCAAACAAAAAAGGCCTAGGCGAATGAGCTGGGATTAAGCCATGAAGCCCTGTATCGAAATTTAAATAGCCTGCAAAAAAACGGCGAAATCGTGATTAACCAGCAACGTATTTGCTTTAATAGACCTAACCTAAAAACAGCTAATTCAAAGGCGGTTAAGAATTGATGATATTTGAAGCCAAATCTATTTATGCGTCCGGTATGCTAAACCCGGTTTCTTTGAGCTTGTCGGCGGGGCAAATCGGCATGATTTCCGGCGAATCGGGGAGCGGTAAATCGCAGTTTTTAAAAGCCTTGGCGGATTTGATTGAGCATCAAGGTGAAACCCTCCTGTTGGATAACCAGGCCTGGTTAAACCAACAAACGATCACGCCTGCACAGTGGCGACAAAAAGTGATGTATTTTTCCGCGGAAACAGCTTGGTGGTTAGACAAGATTAGTGCGCATTTTAATGAGCCTGTTTCGGATAAAACATTAGCCGCCATCGGCTTAGAGCGCAGATTATTTGAACAAAATCCTGATCAACTTTCATCCGGTGAAAAACAACGCTTCGCGCTGTTACGCGGGTTGGCTTATCAGCCTAAAGTCTTATTGCTGGATGAGATTACCGCCAACCTTGACCCGAAAACCGAACAACAGGTTGAGCAGCTAATCCAAGACTATGTGCAGCAACATCAAGCTTGTGCGCTTTGGATCAGCCACGATCCGCAACAACAAATGCGCCTCGCTTCATCGGCATTACATTGGCAGTTTAGCGCTGCAGAGGAGGGCAACGCATGATCTTTATCAGCTATTGGGATTTATTAGCCCTGTCTTCATTGGTGGTATTGCTCGGTGTGGTGCTCTGGTTAAACGGCTTTAAACGCGTGCCTTCGCTTTATTGGAGCACGACACGGATGGTCGCGCAGCTCTTGTTTATGGGCATTTGGCTGACCTATGTGTTTACCTCTGAAAACCTGTGGCTCGTGGCGCTGGTCAGTGTGATTATGCTGGGGGCAGCCGGTTATGAAATTATCCAACGCCAGCAGTATCGTTTTGCTAAATGGCATGCGCTACTGATTGGGTTCTTGTCGATTTCACTCACCTCCTTGGTGTTGCTGGTGGGCGTACTCACCCTGACCATTCAGCCAGACCCTTGGTATCAACCGCAATACGCCATTCCATTACTCGGCATGTTGTTGGGTAATAGCATGACCGCGATTGGGCTGGGCTTGGATACCATGACCCGCAATGCCGTGCAAATGCGCGCACGCATTGAAGCCCAACTTGCCCTCGGCAAAACCGCCAAACAATCGCTGGAGTTTATCAAACAACAAAGTCTGCACGCGGCGATGATTCCGGTGATCAATATGCTGGTGGCCGCCGGGATTATTTCGCTTCCCGGCATGATGACCGGCCAAATTCTAGCCGGTATCGCGCCGATTGAAGCGGTGAAATATCAAATCTTGATTATGCTGCTGATTGTCGCCTCCACCGGGTTTGGCACCCTGATTGCCCTGCACCTAGCCGGCAAACAACTGTTCGACCACCGCCAACGCCTAAGATTGGAGGGATTGATCAAAACAAAGTAAAAAACGCGTTAAATGACTAGCTCAATGGCCTACTTAAAAAAACTTAGTCAAGCAAGGCTAGAATTTTTACGCTAAGATTTAAAAAAACCATTTCTGGATGAAAAATGCGTTCATTATGTCCTCGTTAACTAACCCACCATTGCAAAGTTTGCACCTACTTTGGGAGCATTCACCGGATTCGATGTTTATCATCCAAGTTCGCGATGGGCGCTACTATCTGCATGACTATAACCCGGTTCAGAAAAAGGCCTTCCCGGAAGGCGTGGATATGCAGCAACCCTTGGATGCCATCCTGCCAGCAGAAATGTATCGTGACATCCAAGCGCGCTATCAACACTGCATTGCCAGTCGCGAACCTATGAGCTATGAAGAACCCGGGTTTAATGATGATTATTGGTCCACCCTGCTTATCCCCTTGGTGAATGACGATGGCAAAGTGGAGTTTATCGCGGGCGTATCGCGCAATATCAAAGACCTCAAGCAAGCCGAGCAGCGTATGCGTAAGGCAATGGAACAGGCGAACTATTTAAACACGCAATATGAAAAGTTAAATGCCGAACTTGAACACAAGGTGCTTGAACGCACCCAAGAGCTCGCCCTCAAAAACAAAGAACTAGAGCAGCTCTATATAACTGATAGACTAACCGGACTGTATAATCGCTATAAACTCGATCGCGTGCTGGCAGCAGAAATGCAGCGCGTTGAGCGCTACCCTCACCCGTTTGGTGTCATCTTGCTTGATATTGACGATTTTAAAATCATCAACGATACCCACGGCCATCAAGTCGGCGATCAAACTCTGGTTAGGATTGCGACGCTACTCAAAGAAAACACGCGTGCTACCGATGTCGCTGGACGCTGGGGTGGGGAAGAGTTCTTAATCCTTTGCGCAGAAACCGATATGAATGGCGCGCGCCATCTAGCAGAAAAGCTGAGGAAAGCCATTGCCGGTCATCGCTTTGCATTAAAACAAACGATTACCGCCAGTTTTGGAGTGGCTGTACGGGAAGAAATAGACAGCGCAGAACAGCTAATTTCAAAGGCCGATACTGCGCTTTATAAAGCGAAACAAAATGGCCGCAATCGTGTTGAAATCTATCAACCTAACCAAGCATTGATAGATCAGTAATGGATTAATCGACTAATCTTGCAACCCCTACCAGACCTAAGGTCATATAAAAATAAGCAAACATACAGCTTATAAATAATCCTGATTTATATTTGAGTAACTTTTTAATTAGTACGTGCGTTGGTTTTCAATAATCTTGCGATTAAGTGCTAGGCTTATTCTTCTAAAAATATCTCAGCCCATTCGGGCTGCGATACTGCATAGCGTTTGATGATTTTCCCATGACTAAATCGAGCGATTAATTCGGGAGAGTGATCATCAACACTGTTGTCATAGAGATAAAACCTGTCAACCAAACTTAATGCTCGATAGGCGTTTAGGATGGATTTTTGATAACGACTGATAATTTTTCTAATCGGAACATCATGGCCACCTTCCATAACACGCAATGCTATTCGAGAAGCATTAATCGTCGGGGATGACGTACAGATAAAAAATAATCGAATGAAATAACCTTGTTCTTTCGCTTTGATAATGAAATCAATTTTTTCGTCTGACGAAAATACTGTTTCAAAAGCAATGCTTTTTTTAGCCGTCAGCAGTTCATAGCGCAATGCCGTTGCACGTTTGGCCGCCTCTAGCTGTTATCCGCATTATTCCAGTCACCCAATTCAGACTGAGCAATATTGTCTGGATTGATGTAGGCACAC is part of the Thiomicrospira microaerophila genome and encodes:
- a CDS encoding ABC transporter permease, coding for MIFISYWDLLALSSLVVLLGVVLWLNGFKRVPSLYWSTTRMVAQLLFMGIWLTYVFTSENLWLVALVSVIMLGAAGYEIIQRQQYRFAKWHALLIGFLSISLTSLVLLVGVLTLTIQPDPWYQPQYAIPLLGMLLGNSMTAIGLGLDTMTRNAVQMRARIEAQLALGKTAKQSLEFIKQQSLHAAMIPVINMLVAAGIISLPGMMTGQILAGIAPIEAVKYQILIMLLIVASTGFGTLIALHLAGKQLFDHRQRLRLEGLIKTK
- a CDS encoding DUF58 domain-containing protein, yielding MGIVDWFKKWRHSSVNSGHAMHQPLMSQADIRQWGQTIEAYFASLSPSQRLSELSLLGDQVSRFRGQGMEYEESRGYQPGDELRHLNWRLMARTGKPSTKLFQEDRQAQWVILLDQRQAMRFATRGRLKVEQGLRLAGWLAWIAQRQGIKLQALGLSEQLQVSPILEGRQLYPAVMQHFNQPCPRRDHIIEPSFLDVIQGSSQHWPSGSRIWLISDFADIEPAHQAWLAQINHRWQLSAVAIYDPVEQQLNAKQSLSLAAQGQVYKLNAQQQQDYNHWARSHNPLQTLKRAGLDTFSFSTVDSLLGHPFLAKASA
- a CDS encoding AAA family ATPase, encoding MSTQQAFMALKTHLQKTIVGQEALLERMMIAMLTGGHVLLEGLPGLAKTTAVKTLSKGVHASFQRIQFTPDLMPGDVMGSDILDPNTGGLTFVKGPIFNEIVLADEINRAPPKVQSALLEAMAEKQVTAGGQTRALPDLFIVMATQNPLEQSGTYPLPEAQMDRFMLHVVLDYPTESEELEILRRDRAKHYGTDVEPDTSSLTPQNVLDARREVAEMHVAEPVEKYLVALVAATRKLDSLDKALSGVLDVGASPRASLALLHAASAYAWLQGRDYVTPDDVARLAPDVLRHRLSVSFSGRGQGWDSEKLVKRLLETVQVPT
- a CDS encoding ABC transporter ATP-binding protein; translated protein: MIFEAKSIYASGMLNPVSLSLSAGQIGMISGESGSGKSQFLKALADLIEHQGETLLLDNQAWLNQQTITPAQWRQKVMYFSAETAWWLDKISAHFNEPVSDKTLAAIGLERRLFEQNPDQLSSGEKQRFALLRGLAYQPKVLLLDEITANLDPKTEQQVEQLIQDYVQQHQACALWISHDPQQQMRLASSALHWQFSAAEEGNA
- a CDS encoding NnrS family protein, with the translated sequence MYLLNRAFRLFFLGAVGFAVISMIVWWWQWHTPPSAYSSFSGLSPLNWHAHEMIFGYALATVTGFLLTAAMNWTRMETASGWPLAGLFACWLLARLGFILNWPLAWVALFDLAFGLGLLIVFSWPIWQRRLKAQSGLATLFFALWLSHIAFYYAAVYQQAWLSNTLVLALFLVLTINLVMIRRLVPFFTEKTLGLTEVKNHTRLDQVALVGFLVLGLAWILLPNTIWLTLIAWPLAIVFAIRQAWWYDKGIWRQVLLWPLHLSYGFITLGIALIGLVGLQLVMPTTAIHALAAGGIGLLCSAMMARISLGHTKRNIYHTPKGLVWVFVLLALAALFRVIMPVIWPSLYSVWIQLAQWGWIAGFAGLFILYWPILSKPDPVEPKSSLTL
- a CDS encoding vWA domain-containing protein → MSPWFDWQFAQPAWFWLLLLWPLLQLLTQPWRAKTQASDSANVFFHPRIAAFFKSQTGRAAQPQAAFSRLGYGVSFVLKTLILISLLAALANPQRQIEQAPNISSQPVRDIALVVESSVSFILEDYQLDGQAASRMEVVKSVLDQFIGGLAHNRFSIAVYAEQAYTLVPMTADAHAVRANLQRLQPYLAGRTDPAMGEALGLALREVANQQSEIEKRILVLVSDGLQSQSRIELSAIVDYAESLDVPIYTIGIGAGSLEADQRRYSGLIYQPIETASLQFLAQHTGGQFYQVGGAEDLSRVLAAIEQHEGVETQDMSQARWREESLAVYPLGLALGLFALWWLLSLGGQRWNF
- a CDS encoding VWA domain-containing protein is translated as MEFLSALEWRQPLWLSALVLPFIWAGLHQAWQHKQQADYAEKRFWPWVRQGGGGWIKPAWLLSSVWLLLVIALAGPRWAMPQTEPNEHQGVDTLVLLDLSRSMSAQDMAPNRLVFAQNLLESLSRRVQPNDRFGLVGFGVQAHWASPLSWDKSLFNRALYLLSANQLPLAGSQLDQAIGFALNHLNQPSVVVLVTDSATADADQLNEMVTPFQQAGHDLIVIGVGQDRPVFMPDLTHPSGWFHHENQAVSVPLERAGLQALAQKFNGSYVDASSQASLLQQLVAQIEAKALPQTTEQTKTEYRDWAWPFILLAALLLMLNFSVRWPSHSSSALSLLLLIGLFSQAPDAWAQPQLEHQAFEAFAQQDFERAERLYADWSRITQNTVEAYLAALGAGNAAYRQANYARAVFWYRDALLHADHDSQRAQALYNLGNSQAQLKLWGLAVEAYQGVLVYAPNHQNAQHNLMLVEAKLAELLAQAVEQPEEQGLSRPRQDLESAFRGGQSTGGGGDGDPNDWGEAQQDREGQQQAESQTQQRPTLSDQTRVQAGQWQLNTQAQASLNQQQRQRRVEGLSLKLNELDDDQSGLLKHLFEREAGFQARQNEPQVVEGVQPW
- a CDS encoding Crp/Fnr family transcriptional regulator, whose product is MLRSLPEPLLKLARSKVVKAKQMLFHVGEQPQFLYFVESGQIQLSRCLNSGGECVLQVINQGFLAEASVFNHQYHCDAHASVDSHLLAFPIAEFKQDLHYPAFRDMWIQLLSQEIKRLRNQVERLSLKTAQQRILHFLFTEGDGECYQLTQTKKA
- a CDS encoding RrF2 family transcriptional regulator, encoding MQLTKQTDYAFRVLIFIASRPDDQRSTINEIAERFAISRSHLMKVVNKLVQHGFLASTRGVKGGLNLACPAEAMNVAEIVRLMESRLEPFECNHPPCVLHGGCALRSVFDQARDAFLQTLADYSLADIVNQQSRQRLFFGI